The Chelonia mydas isolate rCheMyd1 chromosome 20, rCheMyd1.pri.v2, whole genome shotgun sequence genome includes the window aggcgagcaaatccgccaagaAGCgcagacccaccaaggtagagcaggaactttgtcacactacataTGCCACAAACTTCAGCTTCAGGCCAagtgcgcacacacgcacacacggacacacacacacacacccactagCACAGCCACACTCGCTGTCGCCCACCCAGATACAGTCACAAGTGTGCATTCACAAGCACAGATACTGTCATATACACACACCTTGTCTCACACGCAAATGCATGCTCCCCAACACTTGCACACACCCTCTTGCACACCCACAGGGACGTCCGCCGTGTTCCCCTCCCTTTAGCCTCCACGCATCACCTGCCACACGCTAACCCCCGGCTTTTCCCCCCGCAGCCGGGCGCGGCCTGTCCCCTGGCACCATGAGCTCATCCCCAGAGGAGCCACCTCGCCCGCCCTCGCCAGGCCCAGCCAAGCTCTGCATAGCCGGGTCCTGCTTCGCCGAGGATTCCCCGTCCCTGCTGACGGACGGCGGGCTGCTGGCGGGGGGGGCCAGGCCCCAGGACCCGGCCAGCGCGGCCCGGCGCAAGCGGGAGTTCACCCCGGAGGACAAGAAGGACGACGGCTACTGGGACAAGCGCAAGAAGAACAACGAGGCGGCCAAGCGCTCGCGGGAGAAGCGGCGCGTCAACGACCTGGCGCTGGAGAGCCGGGTGCTGGCGCTGCTGGAGGAGAACGCCCGGCTCAAGGCCGAGCTCCTGGCCCTCAAGTTCCGCTTCAGCCTCGTCCGCGAGCCGGCCGAGCCCCCACGGCCGGCTGCTGCGCCCGCCCCCTGCCTGTACCCGCTGGGCCCCGAGCCCCTGCCGCCGCCACGCTGTGGCCGCCCCTTCCAGCCGGAGCTGGGCGCAGGGTACTCCGAGGACTCCGGGTTCTCCACGC containing:
- the LOC119564802 gene encoding translation initiation factor IF-2 isoform X2 is translated as MSSSPEEPPRPPSPGPAKLCIAGSCFAEDSPSLLTASAARRKREFTPEDKKDDGYWDKRKKNNEAAKRSREKRRVNDLALESRVLALLEENARLKAELLALKFRFSLVREPAEPPRPAAAPAPCLYPLGPEPLPPPRCGRPFQPELGAGYSEDSGFSTPGSSSMGSPVFFEERDGFEGHCLVPEAPGEAGEAGRGGRYDPAGDAIKSLPHKLRFKMAGGPEEMGGEAQAPYAPSPPSGDWRGGAAGGEDQTNGASGVGAASFGGCYGTGGSPPLQLQEPGYQTENSALRSQLASLSAEVAQLKKFFSEQILVKMN
- the LOC119564802 gene encoding uncharacterized protein LOC119564802 isoform X1; protein product: MSSSPEEPPRPPSPGPAKLCIAGSCFAEDSPSLLTDGGLLAGGARPQDPASAARRKREFTPEDKKDDGYWDKRKKNNEAAKRSREKRRVNDLALESRVLALLEENARLKAELLALKFRFSLVREPAEPPRPAAAPAPCLYPLGPEPLPPPRCGRPFQPELGAGYSEDSGFSTPGSSSMGSPVFFEERDGFEGHCLVPEAPGEAGEAGRGGRYDPAGDAIKSLPHKLRFKMAGGPEEMGGEAQAPYAPSPPSGDWRGGAAGGEDQTNGASGVGAASFGGCYGTGGSPPLQLQEPGYQTENSALRSQLASLSAEVAQLKKFFSEQILVKMN